TTTGGCCTCATATTCTGACCATTTCTTCTCATATTGATCCAATTGTTGCTTTAGCATTTCGTTTTCTTCCTCCTTATCTCGCAATGCAGCCTCAGCTTTTGAAACACGTCCCTGGAGTTCCGTGATAACTGGTTGCCGAGGATAATCTCCATTCGTTTCCTGCCATGGGATGCTAATCGTTAGAGGATACACCTTTGACATTTATGCCACTAGAATGTTGAATCAATTCAAAGCTTGTACAGGGAGGACTTCTCAATAGGGAAACTTGGATATCACAAGTAGTGAAAGTTTTCAATAGCTATGTGTTGGTGATTAGGTCAATATTGTGCTCATGCAAATAGCAGAAACAAAATCTCTAACATCAATCTCAAATCCTCGGTCAGATCATGTACTGCCCAATTGCTCACTCAATACTGGATTAAAGCAGTAAGCAGCTTGGGAGGTGAGGGAGGATTACATAATATTGAGATATATAAATCATTTGCAGAGAACTCACATGATACATCCGCGCTTGTGAAACATTATTCCTTACATGTATAACTTTTCTGTGACTAGCCTTTGAGTCCTTCTCTTCCTTCAGGCACTTATATTTCTTCCTGGCCAAGCACCCACGCATCACTGCAGACGCATACAGAAGCACATGATTAGATGGATGTGCTATATATTGCAACATGATGTCACTAAAGCCTTCTCACAACTCTTAAAGTACCTGATTGTAGAAGAACAACATATTTGAGCTGATCAATAAACATGGTAGCTGCAATTCGACGCCTAGCATACTTCTGTATGAGAACAGATGCCTTCCATCTCTTTACAAGATGATCAAAGTGAACTCTTGCCTTTTCACCTCTTATAACTGCAAATTTGCAAGGCAAAAATGTTAGACCAAATATCTGGCATCTCCGAACTGATAACTAAAGCCAGGGAGTGGTTTGAAAGTCAAACATCCCACACATGCCAGAAGGTCAATTTATTAGGAATATTAAAAACTAAAaacattagaaaaaataaagagaatTACATGATTGCAAAGTCATTGCTCCTTTCTTCAGTCCCTGGTATTCTTGTCTAGTACACAACCCACGGAAGTTCTTCTGAATCCGAAGGGCTCCATGGAGCATCCGATTCTTAGCATTTTCCAGTGCAGCAACCTACAAGTTATCAATGAGAACGACAATCCATATCAAGCCAGTGTGTGCTATTGGACTGTTGAAGTGTATTTTATCCAAAAATGTAAGAATCGTTGTACCTGTCCTGTACGAAGAAACAATTTTGTATAGCCAACTTGATACATTTCTGGTGGAATATTGAACTGTTGTAATACAGCAACCGAAATACTAAGAGGATCCTGCGATGCAATGGAACGCAGGAGAAGACACCCATATCTGCagattataaaaacaaaaatggaaTTTCGAAATCAGCTAGTACACTAGTACTGAACATTGTAAACAAGTATGCTCATGAAGTCTGATTCTGCAAACTAGCAACCTTTCAGCAAACTGTTGGTGAGTCATCCTAGTTGGATAGCCTGCTCTTGATATCCGCACAACTTCGAGCACCCCACAACACTTAAGCTGGTGTGAAACAAGATCATGCTCAAATAGCATGGGACGTTGTTTGCTATTTGGCTGGATGCATCGAATGAAATGAGGAGTTGTGTTCTCCAATTGCTGCATCAGCTTGAACAGTTGAGCCTGATAACATAATAGAGCATGAAGATGGTTACATGTAACATCAAACTTTATAGAAATGTGCACAACATTATGCATTAAGCTGTCATGGACCAGGAGCTAAAAGCATTGCCATGGAAGTAAATACAAAATATTGAGTTAAAAAGTAGAGGACAAGAGCAACACTCTTGAACAAAATTATCTGATCCTATGAATACATGAATGATTGAAAGTGGTACCTTAAATTTGGTCACGACACTTTGCTTTTGTGAATCAACAGCTGAGTGCCATGACAAGGTTGATTTATTCTGAGAATCAGCAACCATGACAGAGGCAAAGTATTTTGGGAGTTCAGATTTACATGATGAGAGTAGTTGAATTAACTCAGAGTTCAACGGATCTCTGTTCTTCTCCAAGAAACCAGTTGTATCATACGTCACCTGGAAACACAACTTGTACGATTAATCAAGTTGTATAAAGTAAAGCTTCAAAAACAAATGAGATAATTGACGGTAAACGGACAAGTTCACACAGATGGAGAAAGTGATGGCTGCAATGAAACAATGGAAAGATAGGTCAACACAGATCACCAACCTCTCCAGCATAATGGCAAATCTTAAAAGCACCTTCTTGTTCACCCCTGAAGGCAGAGTTTCCCCTCAAGTGCTGCTTAAGCTTGTTAGCAAAAGAAAAGTCTGTTGCCTTTGGGAATGTAGACTCTTCATCCAGTAATGATAATAGCCCTAGAGGTTTCTGTAATGCAAAGAAATTAATGATACAACAGTACATGCACAGACAAAGCATGTAAAATTAAGTTTACATCACAAGGTATTAATATGCAAAACAATGATGATGTCAGTCTTTTTAATAATTGCACATAAGTATTAATTGCATTTGATTTATGACCAATGGAATTTTCCACAGAGACACTCCTCTTGAGGATGTGCTTCTGTCTGTCTGGTCAAAATCTTCTCTCATTTTATCTTGGAAAATGTTCACTAAACTAGAATAGCTCAGAATTGTTGAATAGAAGGTTGGACGTTATTGTAAGGTCTGCTACAACAGTTTGTAGTACCTACTctagtacaattttttttttaaaaaaaaggcaactGATGGATACATGGAAAGACACAGGCAAAAAAGAAGAGAACAgcgaaaaaaaacttaaaatatggTATTGCGGTTTTGCCTGCCTCTACCATCTAAGCAAATAAAAAGGATTCACGTTAAaagaaagagtaaatttcaaaaaaaaaaaaaggccaaatAAAAAGGAATTGCATGCAAATAACAAACTCAGAAGTCATAACATTCCAAACTGACCATGTACATTCAGAAAAGTTATGGGATTCCATGAAAGTAACACTAGATACCTTCTCAAAGAGAGTTAAGCAGTCAGCATTATCCACAAATTCCACATTTGCCCAGTCAATTCCATCCTCTAAGTATTCCTGAAAAAAGTGTAGAGTTAGCACTGATATAGGGGATAAAAGCATGAGACTACCAGCTTTAACAcacacccccaaaaaaaaaaaagataaaagcaattGTGCTGCCAAATAGCAAAATTCAGTAGCAGCTTATGAGTGAGCAGAGTCTGATATTACACTAAGAATCAAAGCTGTCCCTCAAGCTTCACCCACAAACTGGTTGTGCCAAAGGGAGCCAAAGAAAGATAAGGCAATATACACAGATCCTAAATAACTGAGAGATACAAACTTGCACGGTTGTAACCAATCAATAGAAGTTGCAACCAGTGTGATGACCATATTGGAACAGGTACAAGACTAAAAGCACTCAAAAGTTGAAAGACAATGGCAAAACAAATAGCATAAGatgatataaaaaatattggCATCTGATCACATGCCAAGTTCTGAGTAAGAAACTCATTTACACCTTTGCTAAAAATGCAGAGCAAGCAAACCAAAATATATTCCAGAATTGGTTTTCAAGAAAGAATTTACATGTAAATAGAACTAATAATTATTTCAAAACTTTGGCACTGCCACAAACAAATATTCCTTGAAATGTTAGAATCTTACCTCCTGTTCTAGCTTGAAAAGATGTCGATTGAAGTGCTGTTGTAGCCTTTCGTTGGCATAGTTTATACAAAATTGCTCAAAACCATTCTTCTGTAGTGGTATAGTTAAATGTTAATAACTGagatattagaagaaaaaattcatattaaaaaGAATGTGTTTTGTTCCATACAATGAAAGACTCGAACCCATAAATATCTAAAATACTTATGGATCTCCATGTGTGTTCTCTTCCAGTTCCAAGTGAGTGGTTAATTTGCTCAACAACCCAGTCAAACAAATGGGCGTAAATGGACTTTGCTAGAGCATCCCTTGCATCAATAGCCTAGAGAAAGTAGAAAACATACAGTAGAAACACGATGGAAAATATAATAAGGCGCGACCTATGATCCATGCTGCTAAATTTGCCAGGTAACTTACCTGAGTTAATGTCAGCTTTTGAATAATATTGTCCTTTCCAGCTTGGATTTTACGTGTAGTGAGGGCATTCATCAATTGAGGAGCGCTGCAACCTAACAGCTTGGCTGCAGTAGCCAACCCTGAAAAACATGTTACACAGCAGTCATTCACTAAGCATGGTGAAAACCAACTGGCACCTATACAGCTATACCAAATTTTCTTTACAAATGCAGGATGAAGACAATGTGGCTAATAGTTTTACATTTCTATACATATTTTCCCCAGTGCATaccataagaaaagaaaaatgccCATTACATAGAAGGGGAAAATTGTACCTTCATTTGAAACAATCTCCACATGATTTTCATTGTCTATCACAGAGAATGAAATGTTTCCAAGCCACAAGACAGCTGCGAGCATGGAAAACAATTTCATTTGGTCTTCTTTAGATATTTGAATAATATCGAGTGCATCCTGCAAATGGAAAAATTGACATAAATAACAGATATTGTAAGATAATAAGAGAAATTTGGATAGAAATGATGGTCAAATCTGCAGCAACATTACCACTAGCATTGAAAATCTTTTAGCATCATCAACACCATCAATTCTCAAGCAAGCACTCTGCTTTAAGTAATTGTAGTAATCGGCTTCTTTCAAAAACAGTTTTTCTGCAGTAATAAGGATGCGAGAGGAATATTAAGAGATGAACCATTATCtaggaaatatatatttttgcaaagACAAACAAGCATGTAAACGAATGCAATGTAATTACTCTTTAAAAGGGGATTAGCTCCAGAGCACAGTTGATAGAAAATATGGAATGACCTCTCCCCTGTTGCTCTTCGAACCACCCTCGACTGCATAGACAAGATACAGGACATTAGAACTTTCAAAGGAGAAATCAGATCAGAGTTTTGATAACAACTGAATCACCATACCTTCTCTAACAGGACTGCTCCATGAGATTCAGTTCGAGGAACATACATGCCCAAAAAAACACGTTATCAGGAAGTTCAACGGTTTTATCGCTAGACATCTCAACAATATATTGTACAGGAGACTTACATGTTTGAATTTTAGCACCAGACAGCTTTCCAGTTTCAGAGAAGTGTATTTCAGTAAGTTTACCCTATATATTAAAATCATCATGGCATAATGAGAATACTTAGAAATGATTAAATGATGAACAATGGAAAGACAATTTTTCTACATGAAGATAAACTCACAAATCGACTAGAGTTATCATTTCTTGATGTTTTTGCATTCCCTAATGCTTCCAGAATAGCATTTGTCTGAAGAACCTCAGACTCCATTCCTCTGGCATCCCCTAGAGTGGCCAAATATTGCATTGCAATTTTAGCTGTCTCAGTCTTTCCTGCTCCACTTTCGCCACTGAAATAATACAAGGACCACAGAGAGTGCATTAAAATACTGGGCTACACGGTCTTAAGAGAATTGTTGTTATTGTCATGGAAGC
The window above is part of the Oryza sativa Japonica Group chromosome 7, ASM3414082v1 genome. Proteins encoded here:
- the LOC4343605 gene encoding myosin-1 isoform X2, whose product is MLSAAAVMAPAPAAAKSSLEVLLETIKKRDEQPKDAPPALPARPTCRGRLPSARRPSLPSGVKLENGAAKGAVADTVMAGVNLENGAAEGAVADMVMADKKPGVEMKICVQEAKEENVVKTRIFGAKRKFSNGEVLEESPYADNIHKERKEMMVSKELPSVSPRTKTNGKPVFTDTMDYVLQKKLRVWCSSPDATWKLGQIQSVSGDDVEILLVNGEVLTLSPDRLLPANPDILDGVDNLIHLSYLNEPSVLYDLQSRYSRDLIYTKAGPVLVAVNPLKEVALYGKDFISQYRKKLNDDPHVYAIADLAFNEMRRDGVNQSIIISGESGAGKTETAKIAMQYLATLGDARGMESEVLQTNAILEALGNAKTSRNDNSSRFGKLTEIHFSETGKLSGAKIQTFLLEKSRVVRRATGERSFHIFYQLCSGANPLLKKKLFLKEADYYNYLKQSACLRIDGVDDAKRFSMLVDALDIIQISKEDQMKLFSMLAAVLWLGNISFSVIDNENHVEIVSNEGLATAAKLLGCSAPQLMNALTTRKIQAGKDNIIQKLTLTQAIDARDALAKSIYAHLFDWVVEQINHSLGTGREHTWRSISILDIYGFESFIKNGFEQFCINYANERLQQHFNRHLFKLEQEEYLEDGIDWANVEFVDNADCLTLFEKKPLGLLSLLDEESTFPKATDFSFANKLKQHLRGNSAFRGEQEGAFKICHYAGEVTYDTTGFLEKNRDPLNSELIQLLSSCKSELPKYFASVMVADSQNKSTLSWHSAVDSQKQSVVTKFKAQLFKLMQQLENTTPHFIRCIQPNSKQRPMLFEHDLVSHQLKCCGVLEVVRISRAGYPTRMTHQQFAERYGCLLLRSIASQDPLSISVAVLQQFNIPPEMYQVGYTKLFLRTGQVAALENAKNRMLHGALRIQKNFRGLCTRQEYQGLKKGAMTLQSFIRGEKARVHFDHLVKRWKASVLIQKYARRRIAATMFIDQLKYVVLLQSVMRGCLARKKYKCLKEEKDSKASHRKVIHETNGDYPRQPVITELQGRVSKAEAALRDKEEENEMLKQQLDQYEKKWSEYEAKMKSMEEAWKKQLSSLQLSLVAAKKSLTAEDVASRAARTDAAPMHAHYDSEDTSTGTHTPEGTEFKYQNHNSEARVAAPNSDRRINAVNHLAKEFEDRRQVFEDDAGFLVAVKSGQVGSNMNPDDELRKLKDRFATWKKDYKSRLKETKVNLQKVGEEKSRKRWWGKKSSK
- the LOC4343605 gene encoding myosin-1 isoform X1, which translates into the protein MLSAAAVMAPAPAAAKSSLEVLLETIKKRDEQPKDAPPALPARPTCRGRLPSARRPSLPSGVKLENGAAKGAVADTVMAGVNLENGAAEGAVADMVMADKKPGVEMKICVQEAKEENVVKTRIFGAKRKFSNGEVLEESPYADNIHKERKEMMVSKELPSVSPRTKTNGKPVFTDTMDYVLQKKLRVWCSSPDATWKLGQIQSVSGDDVEILLVNGEVLTLSPDRLLPANPDILDGVDNLIHLSYLNEPSVLYDLQSRYSRDLIYTKAGPVLVAVNPLKEVALYGKDFISQYRKKLNDDPHVYAIADLAFNEMRRDGVNQSIIISGESGAGKTETAKIAMQYLATLGDARGMESEVLQTNAILEALGNAKTSRNDNSSRFGKLTEIHFSETGKLSGAKIQTFLLEKSRVVRRATGERSFHIFYQLCSGANPLLKKKLFLKEADYYNYLKQSACLRIDGVDDAKRFSMLVDALDIIQISKEDQMKLFSMLAAVLWLGNISFSVIDNENHVEIVSNEGLATAAKLLGCSAPQLMNALTTRKIQAGKDNIIQKLTLTQAIDARDALAKSIYAHLFDWVVEQINHSLGTGREHTWRSISILDIYGFESFIKNGFEQFCINYANERLQQHFNRHLFKLEQEEYLEDGIDWANVEFVDNADCLTLFEKKPLGLLSLLDEESTFPKATDFSFANKLKQHLRGNSAFRGEQEGAFKICHYAGEVTYDTTGFLEKNRDPLNSELIQLLSSCKSELPKYFASVMVADSQNKSTLSWHSAVDSQKQSVVTKFKAQLFKLMQQLENTTPHFIRCIQPNSKQRPMLFEHDLVSHQLKCCGVLEVVRISRAGYPTRMTHQQFAERYGCLLLRSIASQDPLSISVAVLQQFNIPPEMYQVGYTKLFLRTGQVAALENAKNRMLHGALRIQKNFRGLCTRQEYQGLKKGAMTLQSFIRGEKARVHFDHLVKRWKASVLIQKYARRRIAATMFIDQLKYVVLLQSVMRGCLARKKYKCLKEEKDSKASHRKVIHVRNNVSQARMYHETNGDYPRQPVITELQGRVSKAEAALRDKEEENEMLKQQLDQYEKKWSEYEAKMKSMEEAWKKQLSSLQLSLVAAKKSLTAEDVASRAARTDAAPMHAHYDSEDTSTGTHTPEGTEFKYQNHNSEARVAAPNSDRRINAVNHLAKEFEDRRQVFEDDAGFLVAVKSGQVGSNMNPDDELRKLKDRFATWKKDYKSRLKETKVNLQKVGEEKSRKRWWGKKSSK